ACCTGACGGTGCTGTCGCCGGAGCAGGCGTCGTACATCGGCGTGTCGCAGGACGGTCCGTTCAAGCCGAACCACTACCGTTACTGATCCCGCGCCCGGCGCCGCGCGCCGGACCGGACGTGTCGCGCGCCGCGCCCTGCCGGCGCGGCCGCGCCACGCATCGCGCCGGCCGCCCCGCGCGGCCCGCCCCGGGCCGCTCGTGCGGCCCGGCCTGTTTTCTTGCACAGGAGCCATCATGAGCCTCATCCTGACCTGGATCATCAATGCCCTCGCGCTGCTGATCATCACCTACCTGGTGCCGTCGATTCACATCCGCAGCTTCGGTACGGCGCTGATCGTCGCGGTCGTGCTCGGGCTGATCAACACGGTGATCCGGCCGGTGCTGATCCTGCTGACGCTGCCCGTGACGGTCCTCACGCTCGGCCTGTTCATCCTCGTGGTCAACGCGCTCTGCTTCTGGTTCGCGTCGTCGCTGCTGAAGGGCTTCGAGGTGCAGGGCTTCTGGTCCGCGTTCTTCGGCTCGATCCTGTACAGCATCGTGTCGTGGCTCCTGTCCGCCCTGATCTTCGGCCAGCGCAGCATCGGCTGAACGCGGGCTCATCCGAATCATGAAACCGATCGAACTCTCCCTGGAATTCTTCCCGCCGAAGACGGCGGAGGGCGTCGAGAAGCTGCGCGCCACGCGCGCGCAGCTGCTGCCGCTGAAGCCGAAGTTCGTCTCCGTGACGTTCGGCGCCGGCGGCTCGACGCAGCAAGGCACGCTCGACACGGTGCTCGACATGCAGAAGGACGGCCTCGAGGCCGCGCCGCACCTGTCCTGCATCGGCGCCTCGAAGGACAACCTGCGCGCGGTGCTCGACCAGTACCGCTCGCACGGCATCCGCCACATCGTCGCGCTGCGCGGCGACCTGCCCTCGGGCATGGGCGAGGTGGGCGAGCTGCGCTACGCGTCGGAACTCGTCAGCTTCATCCGCGCCGAGCACGGCGACTGGTTCTGGCTCGAAGTGGCCGCGTACCCGGAATACCATCCGCAGTCGCGTTCGCCGAAGCTCGACCTGCAGCACTTCGCGGCGAAGGTGAAGGCCGGCGCGAACTCGGCGATCACGCAGTACTTCTTCAACGCGGACGCGTATTTCCGCTTCGTCGACGACGCGCGCAAGCTCGGCGTGGACGTGCCGATCGTGCCGGGCATCATGCCGATCACGAACTTCACGCAGCTGATGCGCTTCTCCGAGATGTGCGGCGCCGAAGTGCCGCGCTGGGTCGCGCGCCGGCTCGAAAGCTTCGGCGACGACAAGGAGTCGATCCGCGCGTTCGGCACCGACGTGGTCACCGCGATGTGCGAGCGGCTGATCCGGGATGGCG
The genomic region above belongs to Burkholderia plantarii and contains:
- a CDS encoding phage holin family protein; this translates as MSLILTWIINALALLIITYLVPSIHIRSFGTALIVAVVLGLINTVIRPVLILLTLPVTVLTLGLFILVVNALCFWFASSLLKGFEVQGFWSAFFGSILYSIVSWLLSALIFGQRSIG
- the metF gene encoding methylenetetrahydrofolate reductase [NAD(P)H], whose amino-acid sequence is MKPIELSLEFFPPKTAEGVEKLRATRAQLLPLKPKFVSVTFGAGGSTQQGTLDTVLDMQKDGLEAAPHLSCIGASKDNLRAVLDQYRSHGIRHIVALRGDLPSGMGEVGELRYASELVSFIRAEHGDWFWLEVAAYPEYHPQSRSPKLDLQHFAAKVKAGANSAITQYFFNADAYFRFVDDARKLGVDVPIVPGIMPITNFTQLMRFSEMCGAEVPRWVARRLESFGDDKESIRAFGTDVVTAMCERLIRDGAPGLHFYTLNAAMATRAVCERLGF